The DNA segment GTCTTGTTGGAGGAGATCGACGGCGCGGTGGTCAGCGCTGCCGCGAGGTCCTGCACCAGCCGCATCCCCGTCCTTAgtaccgccgccgtcgaactccATCTTCTTGAGCGTGACGACGATGGAGGGCGGCGCCTTCTTGGCGCGCGCGGTGGTGATGGCACCGGAGTGGTCGTCCTCGTTGTCGGAGCCCGCGGTCGAGCCTCTCCGACTCCTGCGCCGACCACCCTCGCCACCCTGGCCCCCGCCGCGGCACCCACCACCCTGGCTCCGGCCACTACGATGCTTCCTCTCCCTCGGTCGAGGCTCCCGTCGCAAGCGCCGTTGTCCACCGTCTTGGGGATCCCCGTCGTGGCGctcgccaagccgccgccgccagagctTGGATAGCCCGCCTcgctcgcctgctccgccgcccacccgcTCGTCCGCTCCGGCACTCCCGGGACCGCCAGAGCTTGGACAGCCTGCCTcgctcgcctgctccgccgcccaccCACTCGTCCGCTCCGGCACTCCcgggaagaaaagagagaggggagagggaagaagaggagtgaggatgaggaagaagagagagaaaggagagggaTGAAGGGAGGAGTGAgggtgacatgtggggcccatgtgggccctaccatttttaaattattttttgtgtaactgacatgtgggtcccatgggttttattattttttcagatcgaattgccacgtaagcgctatGTCAGTTGAAGACCGAGttaaattagccacgtagacgccacatcCTGCCCCGCCGCCCACCCGCCCGTCCGCTCCGGTACACccaggaaggagagagggagagggagagggagaggggagagggaagaagaggagtgaggatgaggaagaagagagaagggagagggatgaAGGGaggagtgaggctgacatgtggggcccacgtgggccccaccatttttaaattgttatattttgtgtaactgacatgtgggttccacgagttttattattttttcggatcgaattgtcacgtaagcgccacgtcagttgaagaccgagtcaaattagccacgtaggcgccacatcagccaaaaccgccaagggatcttatctgcactggttttgatagttgagggaccatTTGTATGTGGTTTTACGGTTGAaagacgaaaatcggatttgttgacaagttaagggacctcagatgaacttattcctttcataTTCCTTCACTAGAGCCACTACATTCGCGAGGCCCATTCAAAAACACAAGACCACCCTTTTGTCGGGTTGATGCTTGGGTCACAAATgatctatttgttttttttaacttaaaaatgATCTATTTGTTGCTGCTAGAGCTGACTTTAGCTGACTTTAATGTGAAGTCGGCTTGTTGATCTGCCAGAGAAACGACAACTTTAGGGTTCGAGTTACCGACTTTATGTGAGGTCGACTTGCTGGTCTGTGGGAGGAACGAAGATACGTTTGTGGCTATGCTCGTCTACTCGTATCTCTCTTAGGTGGTCCAACATACGAAGCTCTATATCTGTTGTCAGTTCATCTTTCTTGTAACGAGAGTGTTGTAATCCTTTTTCTTATTTAATACAACAACCTGACTTAAttttgggagaaaaaagaagagtagaTGACAGGATGAGATAATGCCTAGTCAGCCTTCAGAGCAATGTCGTACTCTCCATAAGTATAAGGAAAAGATGAAGCTCCTATTTGGAGAGAGTTTTAGTTGGCTGCAGCTTTCCCAAACAatctagtttttctttcagattctgagaagctagttgtagaatccaaacAAATGAACTATAAGTTAGAAGCTAGGAAACCTAGCTTTTTCAGATTCTTACAACTGGTTACCAAATATCCgcttctcaaaatcttaagCTCTGTAAGAGGCTGATTCGGTAAGATCTGCTTCTCAGAATCAGGATCTTAAGCTGCCCAGATTGAAGGCACAACTACAATATCGAACATTAGATTTATACGGCGGCAGTTGCAGCAGCTAGGGCAGCGAAACAACCGGTTAAATGAATGGTATCAAGGGAGTGGATGGTTGGGGGTAAGATGGTGAAAACTAAACGATGTGATTGTGCAAACATCACAGAACTAATTGGTAAAATTAGCTGCAGGACACTGGAAGTTTGTTGCTGGACACCTGGAACCATGACATGGTTGACTAACTAGTAATTTGCTAGGTGGCACTGCATCTATTTATTATTTCTGAGTCAAATGGAGAGaaaaatcgtgaaaaaaaaagacaattcaggtcctgtttagatcccactccaaaatttttcaccctgttacATCGAACgcttgaacacctgcatgaaatattaaatataggctaaaaaataattaattgcacagattgcaactaatttgcgagataaatcttttaagcttaattgcacaatgatttgacaatgtggtgctacattaaacatttgctaatgacaattaattaggcttaataaattcgtcttgcgctTTGctgacggattatgtaattagttttttattagtgctcgaATACCTcttgcgacaccctatataatatctgatgtgacacaccaaaactttacataTGTGGATGTTGTAACGCAGCTAGGTGTGGTTCAAAATGGACCCAAGCCCACATACCCTCgagaaactattctaaactctcaATGGGACATCTTGTTGTTTGCATATCATCCAAATAGTTATGACAAAGTTTCAagaagatagattaatatgtgataatcACTCTTCAAACATACGTggtcaaatttaacttttacaagttacaacgaaaaaaaaaattgattgcaAATATACGTTACCTACccatagtttaattttttttagcaacttgtagaagttaaatttaacttgcatgtttgtgaagtgatttatcacatattaatctatttgttgttttttttcaactttttttacaTAACCATTTGAATGACATGCATATAATGAGGTGATGCCCCTCGAGAGTTTACGAGTCCACTTACACATTCCCTCTCCAATCTCCTCTAAAAACCTATAAAGCGGCAACAACGTTAATGGCGCggtcactactacagaaagggCTATTGGTGCTGGTTTGGAACACggcataggtgtcggttctccGAACCCACACCACGGAGGCGGCACTGATTGTGAAAccaaataggtgccggttcctGTGTCgatttagaaccgacacctataaggatgaacgagccaaaaaaaaaaaaataccggaTCGGCTCAAATCAAGTCAACCCAAGCACGGATCAAGAACACACATCAAGAACTTCAAGAACATGTCAAGAATACACATCAAGAACTTCAAGAGCAACAGAGCACGAATCAAGCCGGCCGACCTCAAGAACACATAACACAGAACATATCAAGCACACGTTAACACAAGAAGCATCGCCCTTTGTGTCGCCGGCCGTCACATCGCCCTCCGCGTCGGCCTTCTCCTCCACCGCACCGTTGTCagatggagaggagggcgccACTGTCTTcagcaccaccgtcgccgctgctgtGGGCAGGCGCCAAGCCGCCACTACCTCCCTCTAGATCTAATGGAGGGAGGGTGCCGTCGACATGCTGCCggaccgccgctgcctcccatcccgccagatctggcggagggaaGGGCGCGccaccgggccgccgccgccaccttcgccaaaccgttgagagagggagagagcggtggagagagagagcggaggggagggtggcgCTGTCGGCGtttattggtttttttataataaattatgGGTGtcgcttttaaaaaaaaacatcatttatTGTATTGATGTCGGTTTTAGttaagaaccggcacctatttctTCACAAAGTTGCTGGTTCTAGCTGACACGCGCTTATGTGGGCTGGAaaaatattataggtgtcggttttaccGCTTCTAGCACTTATAGTGTCGTGTTCTATTTGCTTTTATGTAGTAGTGGGTGGCCATTACAAGCTATTGTCACGGACAAACGCGTCTTTTCTAAATATCTCTTTCTATTTAGCTtggaaatgataaaataatagtTGTGGTGTCCTATAGTCATGTCACGTTATTTAGGTGTCTAGCACAAAGACCGTAAATTTTTTCATGTGATGTACTGGTAAATTTGCTTTTACGACCAAATCTCCACGGAACAAATTTGCGTAGAACTTCCGTGAGACGACCTAGAAAAATGCCCACCTTAAATGAACGGTACGTAGGGAGTGAGAGGATGGTCTTTAGATAAGATGTCAAAATTAAACGACATCACATACATAATTCTCATGGATCTACTTTCGTAAGACTACGGACCAAATTCTCAGGAAAAATGCTTTGTCCCGAGCGTCTGATTCTGCGACTCGCGTCGGACCCTAAGGGGCACCAACATCCACCGTCCATCTCTTTATCCATTTTACCACTTGTTCTCAGCCACTCCTTTTCTCATTTCTCTCTCGCAATGGAGGAACTCTTCACCACGCGTATGAGGAAGCACATATAAACTCGATCATGAGAAAGACTGTCACTGGAGGAGCGGAGGTTAGGGCCCTAAGCTCGCCGGGCGACAGCGGCAGCTCACCGCGGGCAGCAGCGGCAATGCCGCTAGGAGATGCAGCCATCGCCGGTTAGGGTCCTGATCTCGCCGGTGGCAGCAGGGCCAcgaggaggtgggggtggagCTTGAGGCGCCGCCGACGAAGGTGAGGATGGTGGGAGCATCGAGTTAGCAAGGATTTGTTGCAATTTTCATTTCTATATGCTGCAGTTCATTTCTTTGGATGTTGCGTATGTTTTTTGTTGTTGAAGACTGCATTCTTTAAGTGTTGCATCCGATTGAAACATCTTCGGTAAAACAACGGAACATTCTTCCATGAAGGATGAAACATCAAGGAAACAACTCATGTTGACACATTTTTTCTAGAACAGTGAAACATTACAACATCTCTTTTCAGCGGCGGAGACTGCTCCTGGGCAGGTTGGGTGGCCGCCCGGGCTCTGCCGCTGTCGTCTCCATTGCTGTTAGCCATTgacgtatataaaaattagcCGGCCATCAAAAACAGTACTAATCGTCCGGGCTTCACGGCAATGCTGGCTCCGCCACCGATCTCTTTAACACATAGTGAAACAGTGCCCGGAGTTTTACAAATCTCTGACGTCCGACGCGGAGTCCTCTCCAAATTCTCATGGAATAAATTTGCGTAGAACTTCTCCGAGAGCCTAGAAACCTCCTACGTCGTACAGTACAGAACTCATGAATTAGCCCATACATTGGCCCAGCATAAGCCCGTAACTACAGCCCAAAAACCTCATGATTTGGCTCAACATCAGCCCAATCAGCCTAGCTATGTGCATGCAAGCCGATAAATTATTACGTGGGCCAGTTCATTTTTGTCACGTCCAAACGCCACATCAATCAGAAACCCAAACATCAGCGAGAAACAAGTTTGTCCTAACTTGTACGCATTAGTTcaaacaataatatttttttaattatttttctggTTACACATCACACGTTTTACACGTGATCTAACCAATGTTTGAAAATTTCTTAAAAG comes from the Oryza glaberrima chromosome 9, OglaRS2, whole genome shotgun sequence genome and includes:
- the LOC127784003 gene encoding formin-like protein 20 codes for the protein MAGWWGWSARWRARASCWRRSTARWSALPRGPAPAASPSLVPPPSNSIFLSVTTMEGGAFLARAVVMAPEWSSSLSEPAVEPLRLLRRPPSPPWPPPRHPPPWLRPLRCFLSLGRGSRRKRRCPPSWGSPSWRSPSRRRQSLDSPPRSPAPPPTRSSAPALPGPPELGQPASLACSAAHPLVRSGTPGKKRERGEGRRGVRMRKKREKGEG